From Onychostoma macrolepis isolate SWU-2019 chromosome 05, ASM1243209v1, whole genome shotgun sequence:
ACGATTATGTGTTATGATGTTTCTACAATACAGGTCACAGTTTAAGACTAAGTAGTATAGCACCACGAATGTATTTCTTTGTGTTTACTAATTCgtgaatatttaataatgttattgCTACAGTAAAGGATGGTGTTCTAACTTGTCAAGACTGTTGTCTTTTATGCTTCTATCTGTGAAGTTGTTTGTATAGTGCCAGCAGCAGATGTGCTGTATGGGAGGATTCTGATGTACAGTATAATTaaagatgtttttatttagGGGGGGTAGCCAACCTAATGTATATTACCTGGTATTATAAACTATGGTAATCTCTCCCTTTCCTTGCAGAAGTTACAGGATTCCTGATCAGGAATGAAGAGCTGAGAAAGTGTGTACAGGTAAATGAAGGTAAGGTCAGCAGCAGGTTAAGCCTGCAAGAGTGCAGAGCAGATTCGGCTCTGCAAGAGTGGCACTGGAACCCTGAGACACGCTCCATCATCAACCAACAGACAGGAGGGTGTTTAACTGCACATCAGATCCAGGAGCATGAGAGCGTTTGGCTGCAAGCTTGCAGCTCTGAGGAGGAGGATCGTGAAGGCCAGGCCTGGAGCTGCTCTAAAAAGGGTCTCCTGACATTACACGGCAAGGGTCTGCACCTGAGCGTACGTCATGATTCCTCCAAGGTCTTCCTTTCCAAAGATCGTGGGAAAGGCAGCAAGTGGAGGACACTGGCTAATCAAACGGTATGCGAGGAGACAGACAGCACACATCACAGCCAGAATGTGTTACAAGATTCTCAGCAGACACTTTCGACCGGACCCCGAATCCTCACACAAATTCGCTATTGGCATTGTAAGAGAAGTAGATTACAAGTTCTTCATAAATGATGGGtctgtgttttatgttgtattcTGCCATCTCATCATTCTGATTAATGATGTCTCTACTTCTTCAGTTAAAACTCAGACTGCTGAGTGTCTGCTATCATTTCTGTTATACCAGACCATATCATCTTCtgtcatgtgtgtgtgtcttttttcttttttttacttgctCATCTGGTCATATTCATTTGTACCAGGGTTCCCACAGTATTGTAAATTTGGAAATATCAAAAGTCATGGAAGCATACATTTTTTTCGTTGGAAGCCTCAGGAAGCCTCAAGCCGACACAAGtaagttataattaattattaattttatgaattataagaatgatttattattttggtaCCTGACATTCAAAATGCAAATCCTTCCCAGCAATCTTTGTAAAATCTTAAGATACTTATGCAGGACTTGAAAATTCATTGGTCAAAAATGTGGGAACCCTGTGTACTATGTCTATTCTGCTTCTAATCATTTCTATGATATAATGCATGATTGTgtctttataattattattattattatttttttttttttacataagcTGGGAATAATGACCAGATTTCCAAATTAAAGTCCACTGAAGCAACACAGACGTCAGAGGCATCGGCTGAACCTCAAAGTAGTGTAGAGCTGGATGGACCTTCTGTTAATGTGTTTACAACAGAATATGGTGAGTGTGGAAAGAGCTCATCTGTTTctgaaaaaatacaatttgtttTATCTGTTAAATCAGTCAGGAAATATggtttaaacaaacaaactgatcCTGGAATAGTTCATCTGACTTATGTCCACATGAGGGCAACAGAGGAGAGGAAATCTAAACATGGTGCCATATCTTTGGTGATTAGCCAAAGAAATCATTtgataaattcataaattaaagTCAATAAAGTCATAAAttgaataatgaataatgacagaaaatatgtttttaaaaaattgtaattgaTACACAAAACAAGAATGTTATTTTGTGATATTCTGCTGTGTTTAATAACAGGAACGGGCTGGAAAATGACAATGTTGCTTCTAAGCAGCTTGGCCTTGTTACTTGGGCTTGTGATCCTCACTCTTAACATCTACCAGAACAGGTAAGATAATTctattttttggtaaataaaccTTCAAGGTCTTCTCAATGCAAgactttaattttatgaatgTAAATACAGA
This genomic window contains:
- the si:dkey-245n4.2 gene encoding uncharacterized protein si:dkey-245n4.2 isoform X1 encodes the protein MDVFWRGYCTFVLTTLVFQEVTGFLIRNEELRKCVQVNEGKVSSRLSLQECRADSALQEWHWNPETRSIINQQTGGCLTAHQIQEHESVWLQACSSEEEDREGQAWSCSKKGLLTLHGKGLHLSVRHDSSKVFLSKDRGKGSKWRTLANQTVCEETDSTHHSQNVLQDSQQTLSTGPRILTQIRYWHSGNNDQISKLKSTEATQTSEASAEPQSSVELDGPSVNVFTTEYGTGWKMTMLLLSSLALLLGLVILTLNIYQNRRKKTVVVLKSYTPTGEASLPGSPVPSERAPLTQHPMKIAQSPSIQRGEILVEWKDGTVTPLFETYLTD
- the si:dkey-245n4.2 gene encoding uncharacterized protein si:dkey-245n4.2 isoform X2; the encoded protein is MDVFWRGYCTFVLTTLVFQEVTGFLIRNEELRKCVQVNEGKVSSRLSLQECRADSALQEWHWNPETRSIINQQTGGCLTAHQIQEHESVWLQACSSEEEDREGQAWSCSKKGLLTLHGKGLHLSVRHDSSKVFLSKDRGKGSKWRTLANQTGSHSIVNLEISKVMEAYIFFVGSLRKPQADTTGNNDQISKLKSTEATQTSEASAEPQSSVELDGPSVNVFTTEYGTGWKMTMLLLSSLALLLGLVILTLNIYQNRRKKTVVVLKSYTPTGEASLPGSPVPSERAPLTQHPMKIAQSPSIQRGEILVEWKDGTVTPLFETYLTD